The Lolium rigidum isolate FL_2022 chromosome 2, APGP_CSIRO_Lrig_0.1, whole genome shotgun sequence genomic interval GTCCTAGTCGTCGAAGATTGTCTCAACAATGTTTTGCGTTGATTAATAAAACTCTGTAGTTTCCCAAAAGATAATTAAGATGATATGTGGGATCCTGTCAATGTCTCACTAGTAGTTATTCTTGTCAATTCtagttgtaattttcattttgtaTTTGGAAATCCTTAGATCAACTGTAAGTGGGATTTTTTTGGCGGGATCCCGCTTGCATCTCTAATAGGACCCCATATGTTACTCCTAAGTTATAAACTTGGCTTGTGTCCAAATTGGTGATCTAGGTGGGCCTCCAAAGATGTTGTCGTTACACCCTGGACCAGCGTGTGAGTGCAAGCTGCGAAACATGATCGTATAACTACAAACCATCCCCATAATGGAATGGTTGTACTGGGTGTCTGGGTGTGGTAATGTGGATGCAGACGTGACCGGAACGTGCCGCGTTTTTAGATTTCTCGATCCGGAACGCGCCAAGAATGCTCCCTGATAGAGTACGATCTAAAGCGTTGATCTGCACCAACGATTCAGTGGCACCAACCTGATACGACGATCCAGCCGCCGAAGCAGCGGCGGCCGCTGTGGCGTCGTCGACGAGGAAGTCCTCGACGTGCCACCCCGGCAGCGTCTTGGTGAGGTACTCGGAGATGCTGTTGCCGCTGCTGGCCTGCGGGGCCGTGTCGTCGTCTCCGCCGCTGCAGCAGAAGCTGCCGGCGTTCTCGTCCTCCTGAGACGGTGGCGCGGGGGAAGCGGCCGGCTCCGATGAGATCCGCACGCCAGTGAGCAGGTAGCGGGCGTGGCGCGTGGCGAGGTCGCTCGCCGTGTGCACCGCGGCGTCGCACTCCCGGCACAGGATCGCCCTGTCCTCCTTGCAGAACAGGAAACCCCTCTTCTCCTGCAGCCGGCCCCGCACCAAGAAATTCATTAAGCTCCCGTCGGTCCAGCACTAGACGATCGTCGCAATCACACGGAAGCTGAAGCATGCGGTTTCTGACCTGGCAGATGTCGCAGAGCGGCGGTGGCATCTGGGCcgccgacgaagacgacgaggggtGGAGCAGCGAGAAGCGGCGGTGCTTCCCGGCgagcttgttggcgcggtgcacGCGGCGGTCGCAGGCGTCGCAGAGCGCGGCCTCGTCGGCGCAGCAGAACACGGAGGCCGCCTCGGCCGCGCACACGTCGCACTGCACCTTCATGGTGGATGGATCGACGCCTCGAagatgtcttcgtcttcctctccctcgaTCGACGCGCGCAGGTCAATGGCCTGTGCTGCAACTGTACACGGCTACTCAAGGGTGGACGGATGGGTATGGCTATAGCGAGCGGCGGTGGAAGATGCTGGGGAGAGGCCGCGCGTTTATATACGGTCGCCGCGAGGCGATTGGTGCGTTAAGTGTAGGCGATTAGAGTCAGACGAGGTCGGTCAAGTGTATGCCGACCTGAAAACGAACGTGGTTGGCGCTGCGTCTCGCTCGCTCGGCCGCGCGGTTTTTGCCATGTGAGAGATTTTCATATGCTTCTTCCCGATCTACCATATGCCCCGCGTGTGTTTTCACATACGGACGTGGAAAGTGTGGGGGGTTGATTGAAAAGAACTACATCGTCGTCTCT includes:
- the LOC124687522 gene encoding B-box zinc finger protein 21-like; its protein translation is MKVQCDVCAAEAASVFCCADEAALCDACDRRVHRANKLAGKHRRFSLLHPSSSSSAAQMPPPLCDICQEKRGFLFCKEDRAILCRECDAAVHTASDLATRHARYLLTGVRISSEPAASPAPPSQEDENAGSFCCSGGDDDTAPQASSGNSISEYLTKTLPGWHVEDFLVDDATAAAAASAAGSSYQGVAQNVGLHEAGYPAAWTAQEHWVPRSTGVPRVYAAELGGSKRSRTSSGYQHW